A genomic segment from Canis lupus baileyi chromosome 13, mCanLup2.hap1, whole genome shotgun sequence encodes:
- the ADPRS gene encoding ADP-ribosylhydrolase ARH3 isoform X1 — MAAAAMTAAGCAGAGAARSLSRFRGCLAGALLGDCVGSLYEAHDTVTLTSVLRHVQSLEPDPGSPGSARTEVLYYTDDTAMARALVQSLLAKEAFDEVDMAHRPLGSPNPLSRRAPFPPRSWLPAPGSPRFAQEYKKEPDRGYGAGVITVFKKLLSPKCRDVFEPARAQFNGKGSYGNGGAMRVAGISLAYSSVQDVQKFARLSAQLTHASSLGYNGAILQALAVHLALQGESSSEHFLEQLLGHMEELESDAQSVSDARELGMEERPYSSRLKKIGALLEQDSVTREEVVSELGNGIAAFESVPTAIYCFLRCMEPDPEIPSAFNSLQRTLIYSISLGGDTDTIATMAGAIAGAYYGMEQVPESWQQSCEGYEETDVLAQNLHRLFQKSP, encoded by the exons ATGGCGGCGGCGGCGATGACGGCGGCGGGctgcgcgggggccggggcggcccGCTCCCTCTCCCGCTTCCGAGGCTGCCTGGCCGGCGCGCTGCTCGGGGACTGCGTGGGCTCCCTGTACGAGGCGCACGACACCGTCACCCTGACGTCAGTGCTGCGTCACGTCCAGAGCCTGGAGCCGGACCCGGGCTCGCCGGGGAGCGCGCGGAcag AAGTCTTGTACTACACGGACGACACGGCCATGGCCCGGGCCCTCGTGCAGTCCCTGCTGGCCAAGGAGGCCTTCGACGAGGTGGACATGGCTCACAG GCCCCTGGGGTCCCCGAACCCCCTGTCCCGACGGGCACCCTTTCCACCGCGCTCctggctcccggctcccggctcccccaGGTTTGCTCAGGAGTACAAGAAAGAGCCCGACCGCGGTTACGGCGCCGGGGTCATTACCGTCTTCAAGAAGCTGCTGAGCCCCAAGTGCCGCGACGTTTTTGAGCCCGCCCGGGCCCAGTTCAACGGGAAGGGCTCCTACGGCAACGGGGGCGCCATGCGGGTGGCCGGCATCTCCCTGGCCTATAGCAGCGTCCAGGATGTGCAGAAG TTTGCCCGGCTGTCGGCTCAGCTGACCCACGCCTCCTCCCTGGGCTACAACGGCGCCATCCTGCAGGCCCTGGCTGTGCACCTGGCTTTGCAGGGGGAGTCGTCAAGTGAGCACTTCCTCGAGCAGCTCCTGGGCCACATGGAAGAGCTAGAGAGTGACGCGCAGTCCGTCTCGGATGCCAGGGA GCTGGGCATGGAGGAGCGTCCCTACTCCAGCCGCCTGAAGAAGATTGGCGCTCTTCTAGAGCAGGACTCGGTGACCAGGGAGGAGGTGGTGTCTGAGCTAG GCAACGGCATTGCTGCCTTCGAATCTGTGCCCACCGCCATCTACTGCTTCCtgcgctgcatggagcctgaccccGAGATCCCCTCTGCCTTCAACAGCCTCCAGAGGACTCTCATCTATTCCATCTCACTCGGGGGGGACACCGACACCATAGCCACCATGGCCGGGGCCATTGCTGGTGCCTACTATGGGATGGAGCAGGTGCCAGAGAGCTGGCAGCAAAGCTGTGAGGGCTACGAGGAGACTGACGTCCTGGCCCAGAACCTGCACCGCCTCTTCCAGAAGAGTCCGTGA
- the ADPRS gene encoding ADP-ribosylhydrolase ARH3 isoform X2, with protein sequence MAAAAMTAAGCAGAGAARSLSRFRGCLAGALLGDCVGSLYEAHDTVTLTSVLRHVQSLEPDPGSPGSARTEVLYYTDDTAMARALVQSLLAKEAFDEVDMAHRFAQEYKKEPDRGYGAGVITVFKKLLSPKCRDVFEPARAQFNGKGSYGNGGAMRVAGISLAYSSVQDVQKFARLSAQLTHASSLGYNGAILQALAVHLALQGESSSEHFLEQLLGHMEELESDAQSVSDARELGMEERPYSSRLKKIGALLEQDSVTREEVVSELGNGIAAFESVPTAIYCFLRCMEPDPEIPSAFNSLQRTLIYSISLGGDTDTIATMAGAIAGAYYGMEQVPESWQQSCEGYEETDVLAQNLHRLFQKSP encoded by the exons ATGGCGGCGGCGGCGATGACGGCGGCGGGctgcgcgggggccggggcggcccGCTCCCTCTCCCGCTTCCGAGGCTGCCTGGCCGGCGCGCTGCTCGGGGACTGCGTGGGCTCCCTGTACGAGGCGCACGACACCGTCACCCTGACGTCAGTGCTGCGTCACGTCCAGAGCCTGGAGCCGGACCCGGGCTCGCCGGGGAGCGCGCGGAcag AAGTCTTGTACTACACGGACGACACGGCCATGGCCCGGGCCCTCGTGCAGTCCCTGCTGGCCAAGGAGGCCTTCGACGAGGTGGACATGGCTCACAG GTTTGCTCAGGAGTACAAGAAAGAGCCCGACCGCGGTTACGGCGCCGGGGTCATTACCGTCTTCAAGAAGCTGCTGAGCCCCAAGTGCCGCGACGTTTTTGAGCCCGCCCGGGCCCAGTTCAACGGGAAGGGCTCCTACGGCAACGGGGGCGCCATGCGGGTGGCCGGCATCTCCCTGGCCTATAGCAGCGTCCAGGATGTGCAGAAG TTTGCCCGGCTGTCGGCTCAGCTGACCCACGCCTCCTCCCTGGGCTACAACGGCGCCATCCTGCAGGCCCTGGCTGTGCACCTGGCTTTGCAGGGGGAGTCGTCAAGTGAGCACTTCCTCGAGCAGCTCCTGGGCCACATGGAAGAGCTAGAGAGTGACGCGCAGTCCGTCTCGGATGCCAGGGA GCTGGGCATGGAGGAGCGTCCCTACTCCAGCCGCCTGAAGAAGATTGGCGCTCTTCTAGAGCAGGACTCGGTGACCAGGGAGGAGGTGGTGTCTGAGCTAG GCAACGGCATTGCTGCCTTCGAATCTGTGCCCACCGCCATCTACTGCTTCCtgcgctgcatggagcctgaccccGAGATCCCCTCTGCCTTCAACAGCCTCCAGAGGACTCTCATCTATTCCATCTCACTCGGGGGGGACACCGACACCATAGCCACCATGGCCGGGGCCATTGCTGGTGCCTACTATGGGATGGAGCAGGTGCCAGAGAGCTGGCAGCAAAGCTGTGAGGGCTACGAGGAGACTGACGTCCTGGCCCAGAACCTGCACCGCCTCTTCCAGAAGAGTCCGTGA
- the ADPRS gene encoding ADP-ribosylhydrolase ARH3 isoform X4: protein MAAAAMTAAGCAGAGAARSLSRFRGCLAGALLGDCVGSLYEAHDTVTLTSVLRHVQSLEPDPGSPGSARTEVLYYTDDTAMARALVQSLLAKEAFDEVDMAHRPLGSPNPLSRRAPFPPRSWLPAPGSPRFAQEYKKEPDRGYGAGVITVFKKLLSPKCRDVFEPARAQFNGKGSYGNGGAMRVAGISLAYSSVQDVQKFARLSAQLTHASSLGYNGAILQALAVHLALQGESSSEHFLEQLLGHMEELESDAQSVSDARELGMEERPYSSRLKKIGALLEQDSVTREEVVSELASRGLSSIPSHSGGTPTP from the exons ATGGCGGCGGCGGCGATGACGGCGGCGGGctgcgcgggggccggggcggcccGCTCCCTCTCCCGCTTCCGAGGCTGCCTGGCCGGCGCGCTGCTCGGGGACTGCGTGGGCTCCCTGTACGAGGCGCACGACACCGTCACCCTGACGTCAGTGCTGCGTCACGTCCAGAGCCTGGAGCCGGACCCGGGCTCGCCGGGGAGCGCGCGGAcag AAGTCTTGTACTACACGGACGACACGGCCATGGCCCGGGCCCTCGTGCAGTCCCTGCTGGCCAAGGAGGCCTTCGACGAGGTGGACATGGCTCACAG GCCCCTGGGGTCCCCGAACCCCCTGTCCCGACGGGCACCCTTTCCACCGCGCTCctggctcccggctcccggctcccccaGGTTTGCTCAGGAGTACAAGAAAGAGCCCGACCGCGGTTACGGCGCCGGGGTCATTACCGTCTTCAAGAAGCTGCTGAGCCCCAAGTGCCGCGACGTTTTTGAGCCCGCCCGGGCCCAGTTCAACGGGAAGGGCTCCTACGGCAACGGGGGCGCCATGCGGGTGGCCGGCATCTCCCTGGCCTATAGCAGCGTCCAGGATGTGCAGAAG TTTGCCCGGCTGTCGGCTCAGCTGACCCACGCCTCCTCCCTGGGCTACAACGGCGCCATCCTGCAGGCCCTGGCTGTGCACCTGGCTTTGCAGGGGGAGTCGTCAAGTGAGCACTTCCTCGAGCAGCTCCTGGGCCACATGGAAGAGCTAGAGAGTGACGCGCAGTCCGTCTCGGATGCCAGGGA GCTGGGCATGGAGGAGCGTCCCTACTCCAGCCGCCTGAAGAAGATTGGCGCTCTTCTAGAGCAGGACTCGGTGACCAGGGAGGAGGTGGTGTCTGAGCTAG CCTCCAGAGGACTCTCATCTATTCCATCTCACTCGGGGGGGACACCGACACCATAG
- the ADPRS gene encoding ADP-ribosylhydrolase ARH3 isoform X3, which yields MDKEQEAKAAAWKPCSVVSRSPPPPFPAEVLYYTDDTAMARALVQSLLAKEAFDEVDMAHRPLGSPNPLSRRAPFPPRSWLPAPGSPRFAQEYKKEPDRGYGAGVITVFKKLLSPKCRDVFEPARAQFNGKGSYGNGGAMRVAGISLAYSSVQDVQKFARLSAQLTHASSLGYNGAILQALAVHLALQGESSSEHFLEQLLGHMEELESDAQSVSDARELGMEERPYSSRLKKIGALLEQDSVTREEVVSELGNGIAAFESVPTAIYCFLRCMEPDPEIPSAFNSLQRTLIYSISLGGDTDTIATMAGAIAGAYYGMEQVPESWQQSCEGYEETDVLAQNLHRLFQKSP from the exons atggacAAAGAGCAGGAGGCCAAGGCCGCTGCCTGGAAGCCCTGTAGTGTGGTCTCACGCTCGCCGCCCCCCCCTTTCCCCGCAGAAGTCTTGTACTACACGGACGACACGGCCATGGCCCGGGCCCTCGTGCAGTCCCTGCTGGCCAAGGAGGCCTTCGACGAGGTGGACATGGCTCACAG GCCCCTGGGGTCCCCGAACCCCCTGTCCCGACGGGCACCCTTTCCACCGCGCTCctggctcccggctcccggctcccccaGGTTTGCTCAGGAGTACAAGAAAGAGCCCGACCGCGGTTACGGCGCCGGGGTCATTACCGTCTTCAAGAAGCTGCTGAGCCCCAAGTGCCGCGACGTTTTTGAGCCCGCCCGGGCCCAGTTCAACGGGAAGGGCTCCTACGGCAACGGGGGCGCCATGCGGGTGGCCGGCATCTCCCTGGCCTATAGCAGCGTCCAGGATGTGCAGAAG TTTGCCCGGCTGTCGGCTCAGCTGACCCACGCCTCCTCCCTGGGCTACAACGGCGCCATCCTGCAGGCCCTGGCTGTGCACCTGGCTTTGCAGGGGGAGTCGTCAAGTGAGCACTTCCTCGAGCAGCTCCTGGGCCACATGGAAGAGCTAGAGAGTGACGCGCAGTCCGTCTCGGATGCCAGGGA GCTGGGCATGGAGGAGCGTCCCTACTCCAGCCGCCTGAAGAAGATTGGCGCTCTTCTAGAGCAGGACTCGGTGACCAGGGAGGAGGTGGTGTCTGAGCTAG GCAACGGCATTGCTGCCTTCGAATCTGTGCCCACCGCCATCTACTGCTTCCtgcgctgcatggagcctgaccccGAGATCCCCTCTGCCTTCAACAGCCTCCAGAGGACTCTCATCTATTCCATCTCACTCGGGGGGGACACCGACACCATAGCCACCATGGCCGGGGCCATTGCTGGTGCCTACTATGGGATGGAGCAGGTGCCAGAGAGCTGGCAGCAAAGCTGTGAGGGCTACGAGGAGACTGACGTCCTGGCCCAGAACCTGCACCGCCTCTTCCAGAAGAGTCCGTGA
- the TEKT2 gene encoding tektin-2 isoform X1, translated as MATPSFKPSQRFRLPDWHTNSHLLATNAERQRQASHQIRQEARVLRNETSNQTIWDEHDNRTRLAERIDSVNRWKETLDKCLTDLDAEIDALTQMKESAEQNLQAKNLPLDVAVECLTLRDSRRDIDVVKDPVEEELHKEVEVIDATKKALQQRISQAFEKLCLLQEARQQLSADHRDKVETLDIDRGCLSLSLTSPNITLKVDPTRVPDGSSTLQQWDGFSQLNRSRAEAEMKAAVELREAMALTIAQTNNELEAQRVATEFTFRKRLREMERVYGELRWQEKNTLEEISELQEDIRHLEYDLRRKFQNLKLCHTRLESRTRRPNVELCQDQAQHGLTDEVHQLEATIAALKHKLAQAQDALDALQRHLARLQADLACKASSMLLDAKCMDTRRKLAAPAATFAPQVDTFARTTNRTLSPLRTCPLETV; from the exons ATGGCCACACCGAGCTTCAAGCCCAGTCAACGGTTCCGGTTGCCAGACTGGCACACCAACAGCCACCTGCTGGCCACCAACGCTGAGCGACAGCGACAGGCTTCGCACCAGATCCGCCAGGAGGCCCGGGTCCTCCGCAATGAGACCAGCAACCAG ACCATTTGGGACGAACATGACAACAGGACTCGGCTGGCAGAGAGGATCGACAGCGTCAACCGCTGGAAGGAGACGCTGGACAAGTGTCTGACGGATTTGGACGCGGAGATCGATGCCCTGACACAG ATGAAAGAATCCGCAGAGCAAAACCTGCAGGCCAAGAACCTGCCTCTGGATGTCGCAGTCGAGTGCCTGACCTTGAGGGACAGTCGGCGCGACATTGATGTGGTGAAGGATCCGGTGGAGGAAGAGCTGCACAAAGAGGTGGAGGTCATTGATGCCACCAAGAAGGCCCTGCAGCAGAGGATTAGCCAGGCCTTCGAGAAGCTCTG cctcctgcaggaagcccgccAGCAGCTCAGCGCTGACCACCGGGACAAGGTGGAGACTCTGGACATCGACCGAGGCTGCCTGTCCCTCAGCCTCACGTCCCCCAACATCACCCTGAAGGTCGATCCCACCCGTGTCCCCGACGG ctCCTCCACTCTCCAGCAGTGGGACGGCTTCAGCCAGTTGAACAGGAGCCGGGCCGAGGCGGAGATGAAAGCAGCGGTGGAGCTGCGGGAGGCCATGGCCCTAACTATCGCCCAG ACCAACAATGAGCTCGAAGCCCAGAGGGTGGCCACAGAATTCACCTTCAGGAAGCGGCTGCGGGAGATGGAGAGAGTGTACGGCGAGCTCAGGTGGCAGGAGAAGAAC ACCTTGGAGGAGATCTCCGAGCTGCAGGAGGACATCCGGCACCTGGAGTACGATCTGCGCAGAAAGTTCCAGAACCTGAAGCTATGCCACACCCGGCTAGAGTCCCGGACTCGCCGGCCCAACGTGGAGCTGTGCCAGGACCAG GCTCAGCACGGCCTCACTGACGAGGTTCACCAGTTAGAGGCAACCATCGCTGCGCTCAAGCACAAGCTGGCGCAGGCCCA GGACGCCCTGGACGCGCTGCAGCGGCACCTGGCCAGGCTGCAGGCCGACCTCGCGTGCAAGGCCAGCTCCATGCTGCTGGACGCCAAGTGCATGGACACCCGCCGCAAGCTGGCCGCGCCGGCCGCGACGTTCGCGCCGCAGGTGGACACGTTCGCCCGCACCACGAACCGCACCTTGAGTCCGCTCAGAACCTGCCCACTGGAGACGGTCtag
- the TEKT2 gene encoding tektin-2 isoform X2, with translation MATPSFKPSQRFRLPDWHTNSHLLATNAERQRQASHQIRQEARVLRNETSNQTIWDEHDNRTRLAERIDSVNRWKETLDKCLTDLDAEIDALTQMKESAEQNLQAKNLPLDVAVECLTLRDSRRDIDVVKDPVEEELHKEVEVIDATKKALQQRISQAFEKLCLLQEARQQLSADHRDKVETLDIDRGCLSLSLTSPNITLKVDPTRVPDGSSTLQQWDGFSQLNRSRAEAEMKAAVELREAMALTIAQTLEEISELQEDIRHLEYDLRRKFQNLKLCHTRLESRTRRPNVELCQDQAQHGLTDEVHQLEATIAALKHKLAQAQDALDALQRHLARLQADLACKASSMLLDAKCMDTRRKLAAPAATFAPQVDTFARTTNRTLSPLRTCPLETV, from the exons ATGGCCACACCGAGCTTCAAGCCCAGTCAACGGTTCCGGTTGCCAGACTGGCACACCAACAGCCACCTGCTGGCCACCAACGCTGAGCGACAGCGACAGGCTTCGCACCAGATCCGCCAGGAGGCCCGGGTCCTCCGCAATGAGACCAGCAACCAG ACCATTTGGGACGAACATGACAACAGGACTCGGCTGGCAGAGAGGATCGACAGCGTCAACCGCTGGAAGGAGACGCTGGACAAGTGTCTGACGGATTTGGACGCGGAGATCGATGCCCTGACACAG ATGAAAGAATCCGCAGAGCAAAACCTGCAGGCCAAGAACCTGCCTCTGGATGTCGCAGTCGAGTGCCTGACCTTGAGGGACAGTCGGCGCGACATTGATGTGGTGAAGGATCCGGTGGAGGAAGAGCTGCACAAAGAGGTGGAGGTCATTGATGCCACCAAGAAGGCCCTGCAGCAGAGGATTAGCCAGGCCTTCGAGAAGCTCTG cctcctgcaggaagcccgccAGCAGCTCAGCGCTGACCACCGGGACAAGGTGGAGACTCTGGACATCGACCGAGGCTGCCTGTCCCTCAGCCTCACGTCCCCCAACATCACCCTGAAGGTCGATCCCACCCGTGTCCCCGACGG ctCCTCCACTCTCCAGCAGTGGGACGGCTTCAGCCAGTTGAACAGGAGCCGGGCCGAGGCGGAGATGAAAGCAGCGGTGGAGCTGCGGGAGGCCATGGCCCTAACTATCGCCCAG ACCTTGGAGGAGATCTCCGAGCTGCAGGAGGACATCCGGCACCTGGAGTACGATCTGCGCAGAAAGTTCCAGAACCTGAAGCTATGCCACACCCGGCTAGAGTCCCGGACTCGCCGGCCCAACGTGGAGCTGTGCCAGGACCAG GCTCAGCACGGCCTCACTGACGAGGTTCACCAGTTAGAGGCAACCATCGCTGCGCTCAAGCACAAGCTGGCGCAGGCCCA GGACGCCCTGGACGCGCTGCAGCGGCACCTGGCCAGGCTGCAGGCCGACCTCGCGTGCAAGGCCAGCTCCATGCTGCTGGACGCCAAGTGCATGGACACCCGCCGCAAGCTGGCCGCGCCGGCCGCGACGTTCGCGCCGCAGGTGGACACGTTCGCCCGCACCACGAACCGCACCTTGAGTCCGCTCAGAACCTGCCCACTGGAGACGGTCtag